The genomic window AATGAAAATATAGATTTTGAACATATGATTTTAAAAATTGCAGATGCTGCATTAACATCAAAAATCAAAGATGAGTATTGACATTTAAAATGTCAATACTTTAAAACTACATCCAATATTGTGGATAAGCTCTATTCTTATGCAAATTATTATAGAAAATTGCCACAAGAACTAAAATAATAGAACCCATCAGACTTGGAAAAATCAAATAATCCCAATTTGCACCCAATAAAAACACTATCAACGGATTTGATCCAGCTGGCGGATGAACTGTTCTTGTGGCAATCATAACTGCAATTGCAGTTGCCAAAGCTAATGCCATACTCCAATACTCATTTCCTAAAATATGCAAAAAAGCTAAACCAATAAATGTAGATAAGAAATGACCTAAAATCACATTTCTTGGTTGTGAAAATGGACTTTTAGGAAAGCCAAATAACAATACACACGAAGCTCCAAAAGAACCCATAATCAAAAGATTGTCATAAGATTTTGTGAGATAGCCAATAATTAAAATTGAAATAAATCCACCAAACCATGCAAAAAGTATTTCACTAATTGGTGATTTTACTGGAAGTGCTTCGCCCTGCCCTTTGAATTTTTTAAAATAACTCATATTTTTCCTTTTTAATAAATTTAAACAACCAAACGATTGTTTGTTTAAATAAGATAAAAAAAAACCATTAGATTAAACTAATGATTTTTTCACCTACTTTTAGATAATTTTCCGATGAATCATATAAATTCATCATCATTATTGCACCTTGAGTTAAAGCCACATACTCTTTTGCAAGATTTGATGCTTCTATTTTTGAGTATTTGTTTTTAAAGATTTTTATCAAAGCATTTTCCCAAGCTGTAAAATATGCTTTTATCTCCTCTTTAAAATCCAAATTCAAACTACTAGCTTCCAAAGCTAAATTTCCAAGTAAACAACCACCCTCACTATGCAAAAAATAAGCATCAGTTTTTTTTACAATTAACTCGATTTTTTGTTTATCACTCAAATCACTTATATAAGCAATAGAAAAAATCTCTTTTTCAAAATAGTCATGAATATACTTCAAAGACTCTAAACCTATCTCATCTTTACTCTTAAAATGATGATAAATGCTCCCTTTTATAAGCCCACAAGCTTCGGCTATATTTGCCATAGAAGTATTTGAATATCCTCGTATTTTAAAAAGTTTAATAGACTCTTTTAAAATCTCTTCTTTTGATGTTTTTTTGATTGCCATAATTTTATCCAAACGATTGTTTGGTAAAAGTTTAGCTAATTACGTTTTTAATGTCAATTATTTTATAAATAGTGTGTTAACATAAAATAATTTAAAAAAAATCTAAAGGATAGTTTTTGTTTTCAATTGATGAATATATGAAAGAACATCGCTTAAAACTTGGAAAATCTATTAAAAATAGATTTAAAATTTATCTTGATACAAAATATTGGGGATATTTATGTGATGTGGCTTTAGGTAAAAATACTGATGAAAACTTAATAGAAATTTATAATTTATTAATCAAACTTTCTAAAGAAAAGAAAATTATTTGTCCTTTGAGTTATAGATTATATTCTGAACTTTTTAAACAAAAAGATATAAATAGATTTAATGAAACAACAAAAATCATGGAACTTCTTTCAGAAAATATAATAATTATGTTTGAAATGGAACTAATAGAATATGAATTACTTTATTTCCTATACGAAAATTTAAAAGGAAAAAATCTTATTTATGAATCAGATATTTTTGTTTGGACTAAAGTATGTGATATTTTAGGAGCAATTAATTTTGAACCCTTACCTTTTTTATCAAATGAAAATAATGAATTTATACAAAAAAAATATTTTGAAGACATTTGGAAATACAGTTTTAGCCAACTTGTTAGTAATAAGCTAGATGAAGAAAAAGAATTAATATTAATTAATTCAACAAAGAATATGGTAAATATAATAAATAAGGAAAAAGTTGAATTTGAACATGAACTCAAAACTCAACATAAAGTTTATATGAGTGAAATAGCTGGTTTATTAACAGCAAAATAAAGATAGAATAAAATTTACTTTTAGTTATTTTGCTACTAATGAAACTAATTCTAAAGAACAAATAGGTAATGAACCTGAGGATGATATTCAACCTATTATTAATATGATTTACAATTTATTTGATAATAAAAAAATGGATACATATTTTCCTACTTTTGATATTCGAGCTAAAATGTTTTCAACCATCAGATGGAATAAAAACCAAAATTTTAAAGTAAATGACTTTGATGATATAGGACATATTACTACTGCTTTGCCATATTATGACTATTTTTTTACAGAAAAGAGTTTTTCTACATTAATAAAAAATGTAGAATATGATAAAAAATATTCTTGTTGTGTTGAATGGAAAACAGAAAATATACTCAATATTTTAAAACAATTATAAATAAATTCAATTTCTCTTTTTAATATTGCATTAATTTTTCTTAGATAATTAAGAATATAAATTTTCCTAAATCAAATCCTCAAATAATTATTTACTTATTTAATTTTCTTTTAACTATTAAAGCGTTAGATTATACTTGCTTATAAAATAATCTAAGGAGAATACTATGTCAGAAATAAAAGTCTACCAAATGTATATAAATGGTGAGTTCATCAATCATGTTGACGTCCTACCTGTTATTAATCCGTCAGATAAACAAATTATCTCTTATATCCCAAAAGGAACTGTTGAAGATGTTGATGATGCTGTTCAAGCAGCTTATACAGCTCAGCTTTCTTGGGAAAAATTACCAGCAATTGAGAGAGCTGGTTACCTTAAAAAAATTGCACAAAAAATCAGAGAAAATGCTGATATGTTAGCAAGAACAATAACTCAAGAGCAAGGAAAAGTTTTAGGACTTGCAACTGTTGAAGTTCATTTTACAGCTGATTATATGGACTATATGGCTGAATGGGCTAGAAGATATGAAGGTGAGATTATCCAAAGTGATAGACCAAATGAGAATATCTTTTTATTTAAATTACCAATTGGTGTTGCTGCTGGTATTTTACCTTGGAATTTTCCATTTTTCTTAATTGCTAGAAAATTAGCCCCTGCACTTTTAACTGGAAATACAATTGTTATAAAACCAAGTGGAGATACTCCAAATAATGCCTTTGAATTTGCAAAACTTGTAGATGAAGTTGGTCTTCCAAAAGGTGTATTTAACCTTGTGAGTGGAACAGGTTCAGAAGTTGGAAATGCCCTTGCAGGTCATGAAAAAGTTGGAATTGTAAGTTTTACAGGAAGCGTTCCAACTGGCGTTAAAATTATGGAAGCTGCTGCTAAAAATGTGACAAAAGTTTCATTAGAATTAGGTGGAAAAGCCCCTGCTATTGTAATGGCTGATGCAAATATTGATTTAGCTGTGGAAGCTATTAAAAACTCTCGAGTAATCAATAATGGTCAAGTTTGTAATTGTGCTGAAAGGGTTTATGTTCACAAAAGTATTGCAAAAGAGTTTACTGAAAAAATCACAAAAGCAATGTCAGCTACAACTTATGGAAATCCCTTAACAGAAGAAGTTGACATGGGACCACTGATTAATGAAGCTGCGGTAGCTCATGTGCAAAGTTTAGTTGATAGTGCGGTAAAAGCTGGAGCAACTATTACAACAGGCGGTAAAAGAGCTTCTAGAAATGATGGTTTTTATTATGAACCTACAGTAATTGTGGATGTAACACAAGATATGAATATTATCCAAGAAGAGATTTTTGGGCCAGTTTTACCTATTATGACTTTTGAAACATTGGATGAAGCTATTACTTTAGCAAATGATAGTGAATTTGGTTTAACTTCATCTATTTATACACAAAATATCGATGTGGCAATGAGAGCTTGTAAAGAGATAAAATTTGGTGAGACATATATAAATAGAGAAAACTTTGAAGCGATGCAAGGTTTCCACGCTGGATGGAGAAAATCTGGAATTGGTGGAGCAGATGGAAAACATGGACTTGAAGAGTATTTACAAACAAAAGTTGTATATTTACAATATGATTTAAATAAACAATAAACTCTTTTTATCAGTAAGGATTTTCCTTACTGATATTTTTATAATTATCTTCCGTAATATGCAATAATTGAAGATTTTGCTAAAGTATGAGAATTTACATAAAATCCAACAACAGCTGCATTTGTTTTTTTGTCTAAATCAAGGCTTTCCACATCTAGTGCATAAACTGTAAAAACATATCTATGAGCTTTGTCACCTAAAGGTGGACAAGCACCACCAAAACCAGTAATTCCATAATCAGTCACACTTTGAACTATGTTTGTACTCTCTTTATTTCCAAAACCTTTTTCTAAAGTATTTTTATCTTTTGAAATATTAAAAACTACCCAATGCCACCATCCACTTCCAGTTGGTGCATCTGGATCATAAACAGTAATAGCAAATGATTTTGTTCCTTTTGGTGCATCTTTCCAAGAAAGCTCAGGAGAGATATTTTTCCCAATACAACCAAAACCATTAAAAACTTCATCACTTGAAAGTTGTCCACTTATATCATTACTACTTAAAGTAAATCCTTGGGCAAATAATCCCATACTAAAAATTAATCCTAAAAATATTTTTTTCATATTTTTCCTTTTGTAAATTTATGTGTATTTTACTAAATATCAAAAACTTTAAGTACAAGAAATATTAGTTTTTATATCGGAATTCTTTTGGTGTTTGATTATGGTATTTTTTAAACTGTGAGATAAACCATGATACAGTTGCATATCCGCAACTTGTAGAAATATCCGTAATACTATCATTTGTATTTTTTAAAAGTAAAATGGCTTTTTCTAATCTTTTAGTATCAAGCCAAATTTTTGGAGTTTGATTAAACTCTTTTTTAATATAAGCTCTTATTTTACTTTCTGATAATCTTGTGATTTTACACATATCATCAAGATTTTGTATTAAATCAATATTTGACTCTAAAATAAATTTGATTCTATCTTGACTTGTAGATAAAACAGAATTAAAAAAAGAGTCCATTTGATTTTTGTTAAGTCTAATTGTTTGTAAAAATATCTCTTCTATTTTTAGCTTTAAAAGATTCTCATCAAATTCTATTTTTAAATACTCTTGAAATATTTCAACACTATTATCAAATAATTTATCACTTTTAAAACTTGTTTTTACAATATTTTGTTGCTCATTTATATCTATTTGAATATTATATTTATTTAAAAAATCTAAAATAAATTTATCATCAAAATATATTAAAAGTGATTTATATTTAGACTCTTTTACTGCTCTTTCACTCATGTAATAATTATTTTGAGTAAGAAAAAATATGTCATTTTTTTGTATATTTATATCTTCATCCCTTAGATGAATTATCTTTGAACCCTCGAGCAAAATACCCATAGTATGCATTGTTGTTCTTGCATTTACACTGTTATTTTTTGTTTTTGTAATATAGTTTAAACACAATAAATTATCAATTTTTAAAAGATTTGTATAATTGTTTTCTATAAAATAGTTTGGAACTACATATGTCAAAGTATATTTTCCTTATGCAAACTATTTTTCACTAACAATAGTATAATCTTCTGATGGAATAAGAACAGTAAATTCAGCACCTAAATATTCATTATTTTCATATGAATATTTTCTATTTTTTACTGTAATTGAACCTTTCATATGTTTTTTTATCATTTCACTAGACATATATAATCCAATTCCAGTTCCTTTATCTTCTTCTTTTGTTGTAAAGTATGCATTAAATACTTTATCAATAATATTTTCAGAGATTCCACCTGCGTTATCATATATTTTCAACTCAATACAAGGACAGTGTGCAACTTCACTAGATACCATATTTCCACAAATTTCTATCTCTTTTACCTCAATGAATATGAGTTTTTTCTCCAATTCAGATTTCTCAAATTCATCTATTGAATTATTAAAAATATTCATTAACACTTGAATAAATTCATTTTCAAAGCCAAAACCTTTTACTGGTGAAATATTTTTTATAATATCTATTGATCTATTTTTTAGTTTTGCTTGAACAATAAAAAGAGATTTTTCTATAACTGCTTCTACTTCAAAAAACTTACACTCTTTATCTACTTTAAAATAATCTCTAAAATCATCAATTGTTTTGTTTAAATGTTTTATTGTATTTTCAATTCCAATAAGAGTTTCTTTTAAAAAATTACTATCTAAACACTCATAATCATTTTTTAATCTAATTCCTGTGGCACTTGTTAAAATAAAAGATAATGGCTGTCTCCATTGGTGTGCAATATTTTCAAGCATTTCTCCCATTGCAGCCATTTTTGATTGTTGTGATAAAAGTCTATCTTTTTGAATTAACTCGTTTGTGATTTTTCTATTTTCGGTTACATCAATATAGATACCCAGCATTCCAATTATTTCATTTTTTATATTTAAAAGAGGAACTTTTGAAGTTATTACATAAATAATATTACCAAATTCATCCGTTTGAGTCTCTTCGATTTGTATTTGTGATTTACCACTTTGCATTACTAAATTATCATCTTCAATATATTTAGCAGCTTCCGTATCTTTCCATGGCATTTCATAATCTGTTTTTCCAATAACTTCAGCTTGGTTATTACATTTTGCATCATTTAAGAAATAATTATTAACACCTAAATATTTATTATTTCTATCTTTCCAAAATACAGAAGCTGGAACAGAATCAATAATATTTTGTAATAATAATCTTGAGTTTTTTGTCTCCATTAAACTTTCACTTAAACTTTTTTGTGTTTGCATAAGTTGAACTTCAATTTTTAAAATTTTTCTATTCATAATAAAAATCACAAAAATAGTCATAAAAATAATAAATAATATAAATACTATAGAAAAGAATGTTGTAAGGGTAATTTGTTCATCAATATGAGCTTTATCATGTTTATCAAGTTTAGTGAATTCATCTAAAATAAATTTTTCATATTGAAATACATATTCCATTTTTTTAATTAATGATTCTACTAAAATAAACTGATTACTTTTATCTTTTGATATAAATAATTCACCTTTTAACACAAGAAGAGGTTTTTGATGTAAATTTTGAGGGTTTAAATTTTTATCATCTAAAATAAGTTTAATTTCACTAATTTCTTTTTTGATTATATACCACAAATCATCAAATTTTTTCTTTTGGCTAAGAGGAAAAAAATCAATATTTTTATCAAATTTTTCTATAGAATTATACCAACGTTTTATACTCTCATCTAAATCTTTTGTTATTAGAATATCTTCACTATTTATTTTTACTTCTAAAAAACTATTTTTTGCATTTGAAAATTCTGTTAGTTGATTATTTAAAGATTTTATTTTATTAAGAGAAATAAATAGAACTGTTCCAATTAAGACTACTCCAAGAATTAGTACTAAAAAGCTATATAAACTTATATCTTTTATTTTTAATTCACTCATTAATAGACTCCCTATAGAATTTTATTTGTTTTTCTAATCCTAGTTTTATAGTAATTTCATTCCATTGCTTAGCTGTCAAATCTAATGCTTCTTTAGGTGTTAATTCTTTTTGAATTGCTCTATTCAAATTTTTGTCAAAACTATCATAATACAAATCTGCACCAGGAATTCTCATATCAAGTACAACATTTTCATTTGCTAATGATTCTGAAATAGTTTTTAAATACTCTTTTGCAGACTCTTTGGAAAAATCATTTTC from Arcobacter venerupis includes these protein-coding regions:
- a CDS encoding PAS domain-containing sensor histidine kinase, which codes for MSELKIKDISLYSFLVLILGVVLIGTVLFISLNKIKSLNNQLTEFSNAKNSFLEVKINSEDILITKDLDESIKRWYNSIEKFDKNIDFFPLSQKKKFDDLWYIIKKEISEIKLILDDKNLNPQNLHQKPLLVLKGELFISKDKSNQFILVESLIKKMEYVFQYEKFILDEFTKLDKHDKAHIDEQITLTTFFSIVFILFIIFMTIFVIFIMNRKILKIEVQLMQTQKSLSESLMETKNSRLLLQNIIDSVPASVFWKDRNNKYLGVNNYFLNDAKCNNQAEVIGKTDYEMPWKDTEAAKYIEDDNLVMQSGKSQIQIEETQTDEFGNIIYVITSKVPLLNIKNEIIGMLGIYIDVTENRKITNELIQKDRLLSQQSKMAAMGEMLENIAHQWRQPLSFILTSATGIRLKNDYECLDSNFLKETLIGIENTIKHLNKTIDDFRDYFKVDKECKFFEVEAVIEKSLFIVQAKLKNRSIDIIKNISPVKGFGFENEFIQVLMNIFNNSIDEFEKSELEKKLIFIEVKEIEICGNMVSSEVAHCPCIELKIYDNAGGISENIIDKVFNAYFTTKEEDKGTGIGLYMSSEMIKKHMKGSITVKNRKYSYENNEYLGAEFTVLIPSEDYTIVSEK
- a CDS encoding HPP family protein encodes the protein MSYFKKFKGQGEALPVKSPISEILFAWFGGFISILIIGYLTKSYDNLLIMGSFGASCVLLFGFPKSPFSQPRNVILGHFLSTFIGLAFLHILGNEYWSMALALATAIAVMIATRTVHPPAGSNPLIVFLLGANWDYLIFPSLMGSIILVLVAIFYNNLHKNRAYPQYWM
- a CDS encoding helix-turn-helix domain-containing protein, with protein sequence MTYVVPNYFIENNYTNLLKIDNLLCLNYITKTKNNSVNARTTMHTMGILLEGSKIIHLRDEDINIQKNDIFFLTQNNYYMSERAVKESKYKSLLIYFDDKFILDFLNKYNIQIDINEQQNIVKTSFKSDKLFDNSVEIFQEYLKIEFDENLLKLKIEEIFLQTIRLNKNQMDSFFNSVLSTSQDRIKFILESNIDLIQNLDDMCKITRLSESKIRAYIKKEFNQTPKIWLDTKRLEKAILLLKNTNDSITDISTSCGYATVSWFISQFKKYHNQTPKEFRYKN
- a CDS encoding TetR/AcrR family transcriptional regulator, whose translation is MAIKKTSKEEILKESIKLFKIRGYSNTSMANIAEACGLIKGSIYHHFKSKDEIGLESLKYIHDYFEKEIFSIAYISDLSDKQKIELIVKKTDAYFLHSEGGCLLGNLALEASSLNLDFKEEIKAYFTAWENALIKIFKNKYSKIEASNLAKEYVALTQGAIMMMNLYDSSENYLKVGEKIISLI
- a CDS encoding YbhB/YbcL family Raf kinase inhibitor-like protein; its protein translation is MKKIFLGLIFSMGLFAQGFTLSSNDISGQLSSDEVFNGFGCIGKNISPELSWKDAPKGTKSFAITVYDPDAPTGSGWWHWVVFNISKDKNTLEKGFGNKESTNIVQSVTDYGITGFGGACPPLGDKAHRYVFTVYALDVESLDLDKKTNAAVVGFYVNSHTLAKSSIIAYYGR
- the aldA gene encoding aldehyde dehydrogenase, translated to MKVYQMYINGEFINHVDVLPVINPSDKQIISYIPKGTVEDVDDAVQAAYTAQLSWEKLPAIERAGYLKKIAQKIRENADMLARTITQEQGKVLGLATVEVHFTADYMDYMAEWARRYEGEIIQSDRPNENIFLFKLPIGVAAGILPWNFPFFLIARKLAPALLTGNTIVIKPSGDTPNNAFEFAKLVDEVGLPKGVFNLVSGTGSEVGNALAGHEKVGIVSFTGSVPTGVKIMEAAAKNVTKVSLELGGKAPAIVMADANIDLAVEAIKNSRVINNGQVCNCAERVYVHKSIAKEFTEKITKAMSATTYGNPLTEEVDMGPLINEAAVAHVQSLVDSAVKAGATITTGGKRASRNDGFYYEPTVIVDVTQDMNIIQEEIFGPVLPIMTFETLDEAITLANDSEFGLTSSIYTQNIDVAMRACKEIKFGETYINRENFEAMQGFHAGWRKSGIGGADGKHGLEEYLQTKVVYLQYDLNKQ